From a single Rosa rugosa chromosome 7, drRosRugo1.1, whole genome shotgun sequence genomic region:
- the LOC133722606 gene encoding non-structural maintenance of chromosomes element 4 homolog A-like — MVKRVLGRATSSGGDETHETDHATPAVADPRVLRSRYHTVKTILYDEREDLTRADSEKFISIIKEVESLHQLVTKPREQVADAEALLDIASTLMTSVLAHNKEGITASCFVNCILSDFRKPSGNGSSSISWRDIGNAVSHVFQRSPRCCTMIGPMNADVKRRKVYQRQKRGNPTDNDTPKELGDAVVEEETETVKNVATMFNILKKKRRVRLEYLVLNGNSFSQTVENVFALSFLVKDGRVEIKVNEEGHHLVSPRNAPAAKAIASGTVTYCHLIFRFDFKDWKLMKEVVGNGEELMPHRFPADYVSNNLQLEEPQATTGTTPIRKFSRNRGLVIREQPVGTDSSSRSIAEDSAEFDYAASASATRKGERKLI, encoded by the exons ATGGTGAAACGCGTATTGGGTCGTGCTACTAGTAGCGGAGGAGATGAAACGCACGAAACTGATCACGCGACGCCGGCGGTGGCTGACCCTAGAGTACTCCGATCACGCTACCACACTGTCAAGACCATCCTCTACG ATGAAAGAGAGGATCTCACAAGAGCAGATTCGGAGAAGTTCATTTCGATCATTAAGGAAGTGGAGAGCTTGCACCAGCTGG TAACAAAGCCAAGAGAGCAAGTCGCGGATGCAGAGGCACTTTTGGACATTGCAAGCACCCTGATGACCTCTGTACTGGCACATAACAAGGAAGGAATTACAGCTTCGTGTTTTGTCAACTGTATTCTTAGTGACTTCAGGAAACCGAGTGGTAATGGCAGCAGCTCAATATCGTGGAGGGACATTGGGAATGCAGTATCACATGTTTTCCAGAGAAGCCCTCGATGCTGCACTAT GATTGGGCCTATGAATGCTGATGTGAAGCGACGAAAGGTTTATCAACGTCAAAAACGTGGGAATCCTACAGACAATGATACCCCTAAAGAG CTTGGTGATGCTGTTGTAGAAGAGGAAACAGAGACTGTTAAAAATGTGGCAACTATGTTTAATATtttgaagaaaaagagaagggtCAGGCTTGAATATCTAGTTTTGAATGGAAATTCTTTTTCACAGACAGTGGAAAATGTGTTTGCCCTATCGTTTCTTGTTAAAGATGGGCGAGTCGAAATAAAAGTGAATGAGGAAGGCCATCATCTAGTGT CGCCAAGGAATGCTCCTGCTGCCAAAGCAATTGCCTCAGGCACTGTTACTTACTGCCACTTAATCTTCAGATTTGATTTCAAGGACTGGAAG TTAATGAAAGAAGTTGTTGGGAATGGGGAGGAGCTGATGCCACATAGGTTTCCAGCTGACTATGTATCAAACAATTTGCAACTGGAAGAACCTCAAGCAACAACAGGTACAACACCAATTAGGAAGTTCTCAAGGAACAGAGGCTTGGTTATACGGGAGCAGCCCGTTGGGACTGATAGCAGTAGCAGATCAATTGCTGAAGACAGCGCTGAATTTGATTATGCTGCAAGCGCTTCTGCCACTCGTAAAGGGGAGCGTAAACTGATATGA